Proteins from one Bradyrhizobium amphicarpaeae genomic window:
- a CDS encoding 2-hydroxyacid dehydrogenase, translating to MTVLYKANMVRGAEWARFFAERAPDVPFRLWPDIGDPADIRYLVAWVPPDNIATTFPNLELVFSVGAGVDQFDATKVPAHIPLVRMLEPGIAETMVEYVTMAVLALHRDLLQFIDQQRHQVWREIRITPAKRRRVGVMGLGQLGQAVLERLKAFGFPRLGWNRSPREIEGVTCYAGADTLPDFLAQSDILVCLLPLTDQTRGILNADLFARLPRGASLVNVGRGPHLIEADFLAALDSGALSGAVLDVADPEPLPEGHPFWSHPRILLTPHNASMTTPDTAVDFVLDVIDRHRRGEELPGRVDRRRGY from the coding sequence ATGACGGTTCTCTACAAGGCCAACATGGTTCGCGGTGCCGAGTGGGCGCGCTTCTTCGCGGAGCGCGCGCCCGACGTCCCGTTCCGGCTCTGGCCTGACATCGGCGATCCCGCTGATATCCGTTATCTCGTGGCGTGGGTGCCGCCTGATAACATCGCGACGACGTTTCCCAATCTCGAGCTGGTCTTCTCGGTCGGCGCCGGCGTCGATCAGTTCGACGCCACGAAAGTTCCGGCGCACATTCCACTGGTCCGCATGCTGGAGCCCGGCATCGCCGAGACGATGGTGGAGTACGTCACCATGGCCGTGCTGGCCCTGCATCGCGATCTCCTGCAGTTCATCGATCAGCAGAGGCACCAGGTCTGGCGCGAGATCCGCATCACGCCGGCGAAGCGGCGGCGCGTCGGCGTCATGGGGCTCGGCCAGCTCGGCCAGGCCGTGCTCGAACGCCTCAAGGCGTTCGGGTTTCCGCGTCTGGGGTGGAATCGCTCGCCGCGTGAAATCGAAGGCGTGACCTGTTACGCGGGCGCCGACACCTTGCCGGATTTCCTGGCGCAGAGCGACATTCTCGTTTGCCTCTTGCCATTGACCGACCAGACGCGCGGCATCCTCAATGCCGATCTGTTCGCGCGCCTGCCGCGCGGCGCGTCCCTCGTCAATGTCGGACGCGGCCCGCATCTCATCGAGGCGGATTTCCTCGCGGCGCTCGACAGCGGTGCGTTGTCAGGCGCCGTGCTTGATGTTGCCGATCCAGAGCCGCTGCCCGAAGGACATCCGTTCTGGAGCCACCCGCGGATCCTGCTGACCCCGCACAATGCCAGCATGACGACGCCGGACACGGCCGTCGATTTCGTGCTCGACGTTATCGACCGCCACCGTCGCGGCGAGGAGCTGCCGGGGCGCGTCGATCGTCGGCGCGGCTATTAG
- a CDS encoding ABC transporter permease codes for MATATLSTTQLAPGQAAWRRFRRHRLALAGAVIILVLVLGSTFGPYLLPFDDTYIDIMKRFAPPFSGAHILGTDELGRDVLARLMMGGRVSLSIGIVAMVMAMAVGIVVGAFAGFYGGAVGAVLMRLVDAVLCFPTIFLLLALAALTEPGLVTTTVLIAATAWMAVARVVEAQVRSLREREFAVAALAFGSSNLRIMFRELVPNAIAPIVVAATLNVAKAILLESYVSYLGYGIQPPAASWGNMLNNAQIYLTSAPWLAIAPGLAITLAVTSFNFLGDGLRDALDPRMNIP; via the coding sequence ATGGCGACCGCAACCCTCTCCACCACCCAGCTCGCTCCCGGCCAGGCCGCCTGGCGGCGTTTCCGCCGGCATCGTCTGGCGCTTGCCGGCGCCGTGATCATTCTGGTGCTGGTGCTCGGCTCGACGTTCGGTCCGTACCTGCTGCCGTTCGACGACACCTATATCGACATCATGAAGCGGTTCGCGCCGCCGTTCTCCGGCGCGCACATCCTCGGCACCGACGAGCTCGGCCGCGACGTGCTCGCGAGGCTGATGATGGGTGGACGCGTCTCGCTTTCGATCGGCATCGTCGCGATGGTGATGGCGATGGCTGTCGGCATCGTGGTCGGCGCCTTTGCCGGATTCTATGGCGGCGCGGTCGGCGCGGTGCTGATGCGGCTCGTCGATGCCGTGCTGTGCTTCCCGACCATCTTCCTGCTGCTGGCGCTGGCGGCGCTCACCGAGCCCGGCCTCGTCACCACCACCGTGCTGATCGCGGCGACGGCCTGGATGGCCGTAGCCCGTGTCGTCGAGGCCCAGGTCCGTTCGCTGCGCGAGCGCGAATTTGCCGTCGCGGCGCTCGCCTTCGGCTCCTCGAACCTGCGCATCATGTTCCGCGAGCTGGTGCCCAACGCGATCGCGCCGATCGTGGTCGCGGCGACGCTGAACGTCGCGAAGGCGATCCTGCTGGAATCCTACGTCAGCTATCTCGGCTACGGCATCCAGCCGCCGGCGGCGAGCTGGGGCAACATGCTCAACAACGCGCAGATCTATCTCACCAGCGCGCCGTGGCTCGCGATCGCGCCGGGTCTCGCCATCACGCTGGCCGTAACCAGCTTCAACTTCCTCGGCGACGGCCTGCGCGATGCGCTCGACCCGCGCATGAACATCCCATGA
- a CDS encoding ABC transporter permease, with protein sequence MAQYVVNRLTQAIMLLVIVSAIGFAILHLAPGGPLSQFAASAQMTQEDLDRVTRQLGLDRPLPIQYLDWFGRMLRGDWGKSYRDGDAVLSVISSHLGATLELMATATIIAVLLGCWIGILGALRRYSLFDTLATVGAMIALSIPTFWFGLVTIYVFSVKLGWLPAGNRQTVGDGSFLDLLHHLIAPAMVLALVETAMWGRFMRSSMLEVINQDYIRTARAKGIPEWRILTVHALRNALLPMITVAGLQFPTLLGGALVAETVFTWPGMGRLFLDSIGYRDYPVVMGILMFSATMVLIGSLLADILYAVVDPRIRVG encoded by the coding sequence ATGGCCCAATACGTCGTCAACCGCCTGACACAGGCGATCATGCTGCTGGTGATCGTCTCCGCGATCGGCTTCGCCATCCTGCATCTGGCGCCGGGCGGGCCGCTGTCGCAATTCGCGGCTTCCGCGCAGATGACCCAGGAGGATCTCGACCGCGTCACCAGACAGCTCGGGCTCGATCGGCCGCTGCCGATCCAGTATCTCGACTGGTTCGGCCGCATGCTGAGAGGCGATTGGGGCAAGTCCTATCGCGACGGCGATGCGGTGCTGTCGGTGATCTCCTCGCATCTCGGCGCCACTCTGGAATTGATGGCGACGGCGACCATCATCGCAGTGCTGCTGGGATGCTGGATCGGCATCCTTGGCGCGCTGAGGCGATACTCGCTGTTCGACACGCTCGCCACCGTCGGCGCCATGATCGCGTTGTCGATCCCGACCTTCTGGTTCGGCCTCGTCACCATCTACGTGTTCTCGGTCAAGCTCGGCTGGCTGCCGGCCGGCAACCGGCAGACCGTCGGCGACGGCTCCTTCCTCGACCTGCTGCATCATCTGATCGCGCCGGCGATGGTGTTGGCGCTGGTCGAGACCGCGATGTGGGGCCGCTTCATGCGTTCCTCGATGCTCGAGGTCATCAATCAGGACTACATCCGCACGGCGCGCGCCAAGGGCATACCGGAATGGCGTATCCTCACCGTGCATGCGTTGCGTAACGCGCTGCTGCCGATGATCACGGTCGCGGGCCTGCAATTTCCGACGTTGCTCGGCGGCGCGCTCGTGGCAGAGACCGTGTTCACCTGGCCCGGCATGGGGCGGCTGTTCCTCGATTCCATCGGCTATCGCGACTATCCCGTGGTGATGGGCATCCTGATGTTCTCGGCGACGATGGTGCTGATCGGCTCGCTTCTCGCCGACATCCTCTACGCCGTCGTCGATCCGCGCATCCGGGTGGGATGA
- a CDS encoding NAD(P)/FAD-dependent oxidoreductase, with product MSPPLNRINSDERLPAQVDVVVIGGGVIGVSAAYHLTKKGLSVALVEKGHVGGEQSSRNWGWCRQQGRAREEIPLAREALRLWEDMQNDAGVDAGFRRTGVLFLTKSKDELASWQRWAAVAREMQVHSTVLTPAEVAERMPGNTDTWVGGLHTPSDGRAEPSMAVPALATAARKHGVTIHQGCAARGLETTGGRVSAVVTEKGTIRTQSVLLSGGAWSSLFCRRHGIELPIGLVNATACRTAPGPEITAGALGTDFYCIRRRLDGGYTLALRNRGTVELSPDLLRYAWTFWPTYLHRKNGLKLSLGKSFLDQIMRGTSWSFDKPSPFETERVRDPAPDMSLVNAALASLIKANPELKDIEIAEAWGGTIDCTPDTIPVISPVDALPGFFLATGFSGHGFGIGPAAGKLAADIVTGATPLVDPEPYSHKRMIDGRRLAPVSPF from the coding sequence ATGTCCCCGCCGCTCAACCGTATCAACAGCGATGAACGCCTGCCGGCGCAGGTGGACGTCGTCGTCATCGGCGGCGGCGTCATCGGCGTCTCCGCGGCCTATCATCTCACGAAGAAGGGCCTCTCGGTCGCTCTCGTCGAGAAAGGCCATGTCGGCGGCGAGCAGTCGAGCCGCAATTGGGGCTGGTGCCGCCAGCAGGGCCGGGCGCGCGAAGAGATCCCGCTGGCGCGCGAGGCGCTGCGGCTGTGGGAGGACATGCAGAACGACGCCGGCGTCGATGCCGGCTTCCGCCGCACCGGCGTGCTGTTCCTGACCAAGAGCAAGGACGAGCTTGCGAGCTGGCAACGCTGGGCCGCGGTCGCGCGCGAGATGCAGGTCCACTCCACCGTGCTGACGCCGGCCGAGGTCGCCGAGCGCATGCCGGGCAATACCGACACATGGGTCGGCGGGCTGCACACGCCGAGTGACGGGCGCGCCGAACCCTCGATGGCGGTGCCCGCGCTCGCCACCGCCGCGCGAAAGCACGGCGTCACCATCCATCAGGGCTGCGCGGCGCGCGGGCTGGAGACGACGGGCGGGCGCGTCAGCGCCGTCGTCACCGAGAAGGGCACCATCCGTACGCAATCCGTGCTGCTGTCAGGCGGCGCGTGGTCGTCGCTGTTCTGCCGGCGTCACGGCATCGAGCTGCCAATCGGCCTCGTCAACGCCACCGCGTGCCGTACCGCGCCGGGACCGGAGATCACGGCCGGCGCGCTCGGCACCGACTTTTACTGCATCCGCCGCCGCCTCGACGGCGGCTACACGCTGGCGCTGCGCAACCGCGGCACGGTCGAGCTGTCGCCCGATCTGCTCCGCTACGCCTGGACGTTCTGGCCGACTTATCTGCATCGCAAGAACGGGCTGAAGCTGTCGCTCGGCAAGTCCTTCCTCGACCAGATCATGCGCGGCACCAGCTGGAGTTTCGACAAGCCGTCGCCGTTCGAGACCGAGCGCGTGCGCGATCCCGCGCCCGACATGTCGCTGGTCAACGCCGCGCTGGCGTCGCTGATCAAGGCCAATCCTGAACTCAAGGACATCGAGATCGCAGAAGCCTGGGGCGGCACCATCGACTGCACGCCGGATACGATTCCCGTGATCTCGCCGGTCGATGCGCTGCCGGGCTTCTTCCTTGCCACCGGCTTCTCCGGCCACGGCTTCGGCATTGGACCCGCCGCCGGCAAGCTCGCCGCCGATATCGTCACCGGCGCGACGCCGCTGGTCGATCCCGAGCCCTACAGCCACAAGCGCATGATCGACGGCCGGCGGCTCGCGCCGGTCAGCCCGTTCTGA
- a CDS encoding peptide ABC transporter substrate-binding protein: MADSTGRFGVGGSHFGIPNRRQIFQLGAGAAAGWTLSGSAFAQTERPTNPPDKPRGQVIAALSQEPTVFHPLMPGIEVDQGIWWQLFSPLWFIEPDGKFVPDLAREVPTIENGGLSADGLTWKVKLRSDVKWHDGTAFTAEDVKFSLELINNPDFRVRNRVGHSLVKDIKVVAPDEIHWRMEAPYSPYMSILSLTFIVPKHILGKVSDPNASPFHNAPVGTGPFRWGERVPGDHILLNAHAGYHGKGPYVERVVFKYIPDLTVLYTQFRTGQVDYTGLQGILPNFVQEAKTLKGRKIFVSSTSSVEHIAPNLEFGPFADRTVREALYLGINKQAIIDALNYGLPTQTESFVPQQAWSFQQGLPQHKYDPAKANALLDAAGWVRGSGGVREKGGVKLEFTNSTTSGNAVREQTQQLLIQDWRAIGAAMRVNNMPAAVIWGDFWQQSKFNSVIVGVNFMLGSDPDVTPRFGSGAIPAQGGRGFNTYQYKSPEADRLLAEGARQFDLAQRKTTYGDLQKLIRNDLAILPLFQGFIAEGVKEGLQGFRPNINTSINCWNIREWYWA, translated from the coding sequence ATGGCAGACAGCACCGGCAGGTTCGGCGTTGGCGGATCGCACTTCGGCATTCCAAATCGCCGACAGATCTTTCAGCTCGGCGCCGGCGCCGCGGCGGGATGGACGCTTTCAGGCAGCGCCTTTGCCCAGACCGAACGTCCGACCAATCCGCCGGACAAGCCGCGCGGGCAGGTGATCGCGGCGCTGTCGCAGGAGCCGACCGTCTTTCATCCCCTGATGCCCGGCATCGAGGTCGACCAGGGCATCTGGTGGCAATTGTTCTCGCCGCTCTGGTTCATCGAGCCCGATGGCAAGTTCGTCCCCGACCTCGCGCGCGAAGTCCCGACCATCGAGAATGGCGGCCTGTCGGCCGACGGCCTGACCTGGAAGGTCAAGCTGCGCAGCGACGTGAAGTGGCACGACGGCACGGCGTTCACGGCCGAGGACGTCAAGTTCTCGCTCGAGCTGATCAACAATCCCGATTTTCGTGTCCGCAACCGCGTCGGCCATAGCCTCGTCAAGGACATCAAGGTCGTCGCGCCCGACGAGATCCACTGGCGAATGGAGGCTCCCTATTCGCCCTACATGTCGATCCTGTCGCTTACCTTCATCGTGCCAAAACACATCCTGGGGAAGGTGTCCGATCCGAACGCCTCGCCGTTCCACAACGCGCCCGTTGGCACCGGACCGTTCCGTTGGGGCGAGCGCGTGCCGGGCGACCACATCCTGTTGAATGCCCACGCCGGCTATCACGGCAAAGGACCTTACGTCGAACGCGTAGTGTTCAAATACATTCCCGACCTCACCGTGCTCTACACCCAGTTCCGCACCGGCCAGGTCGATTACACCGGCCTACAAGGCATTTTGCCGAATTTCGTGCAGGAGGCGAAGACGCTGAAGGGCCGCAAGATCTTCGTCTCCTCGACCTCCTCGGTCGAGCACATCGCGCCCAATCTGGAGTTCGGTCCCTTCGCCGATCGCACCGTGCGCGAGGCGCTTTATCTCGGCATCAACAAGCAGGCGATCATCGATGCGCTGAACTACGGCCTGCCGACGCAGACCGAGAGCTTCGTGCCGCAGCAGGCCTGGTCGTTCCAGCAAGGCCTGCCGCAACACAAATACGATCCCGCCAAGGCCAACGCGCTGCTCGATGCAGCCGGATGGGTACGCGGCTCCGGCGGCGTGCGCGAGAAGGGCGGCGTCAAGCTCGAGTTCACCAATTCGACGACGTCGGGCAATGCGGTGCGCGAGCAGACCCAGCAGCTGCTGATCCAGGACTGGCGCGCGATCGGTGCTGCGATGCGCGTCAACAACATGCCGGCCGCGGTGATCTGGGGGGACTTCTGGCAGCAGTCGAAATTCAATTCGGTGATCGTGGGCGTGAACTTCATGCTGGGCAGCGACCCCGACGTGACGCCGCGCTTCGGCTCCGGCGCTATCCCCGCCCAGGGCGGCCGCGGCTTCAACACCTATCAGTACAAGAGCCCGGAGGCGGATCGTCTGCTCGCCGAAGGCGCCAGGCAGTTTGATCTCGCCCAGCGCAAGACGACCTATGGCGATCTGCAAAAGCTCATCCGCAACGATCTTGCCATCCTGCCGCTGTTCCAGGGCTTCATCGCCGAGGGCGTGAAGGAAGGGCTGCAAGGCTTCCGTCCCAACATCAACACCTCGATCAATTGCTGGAACATCCGCGAATGGTACTGGGCCTGA
- a CDS encoding cupin domain-containing protein has product MDGRADTNSPKDAPTIEPDDAVDQRLGETVRLLRQRAGFSIQDVATKTGLSTGMISQLERARAMPSIRTLRLLSIALDVPISYFFETSDPADVQRYIVRKNSRRLLRLTASGVVKEALTPADKGQLELYELTLNPGASSGTDFLQHTGEKAGYILSGSLRLWLDNQAHVLEAGDSFRFPSTVPHMFDNPTQQVARAIWVTTLRQTDSPAG; this is encoded by the coding sequence ATGGATGGTCGCGCCGACACGAATAGTCCGAAGGATGCCCCGACGATCGAGCCGGACGATGCGGTCGACCAGCGCCTCGGTGAAACCGTGCGGCTGCTGCGCCAGCGCGCCGGCTTCTCGATCCAGGACGTCGCCACCAAGACCGGCCTGTCCACCGGCATGATCAGCCAGCTCGAACGGGCGCGCGCCATGCCGTCGATTCGGACGCTGCGCCTGCTCAGCATCGCGCTCGACGTTCCCATCTCGTACTTCTTCGAGACCAGCGATCCCGCCGACGTGCAGCGCTATATCGTGCGCAAGAACAGCCGGCGGCTGCTGCGGCTCACCGCCAGCGGCGTCGTCAAGGAAGCGCTGACGCCGGCGGACAAAGGCCAGCTCGAGCTCTACGAGCTCACGCTCAATCCCGGCGCCTCCTCCGGTACCGACTTCCTGCAGCACACCGGCGAGAAGGCGGGCTACATCCTCTCCGGCAGCCTGCGGCTGTGGCTCGACAACCAGGCCCATGTGCTGGAAGCCGGCGACAGTTTCCGCTTTCCGAGCACCGTGCCGCACATGTTCGACAACCCGACCCAGCAGGTCGCGCGCGCGATCTGGGTGACGACGCTGCGCCAGACCGACTCGCCCGCCGGTTGA